One genomic region from Xenopus laevis strain J_2021 chromosome 2L, Xenopus_laevis_v10.1, whole genome shotgun sequence encodes:
- the yod1.L gene encoding ubiquitin thioesterase OTU1: MLRLRCKTREGTQLLQGLTDRSSIRELQERIAGVTGISGPLQRVMVGFPPLSLDLSDEEATLKNMSIKSGDTLIVEEDKSKLRSATPPVSKTDIGNWNAPAQPTIVRRVVPADNSCLFTSIYYVVEGGVYDPACALEMRSLIAEIVASDQSAYCDAVLGKSNEEYCSWIRREDTWGGAIEVSILSKFYQCEICVVDTQTVRIDRFGEDSGYTKRVLLIYDGIHYDPLQRQFPDPDMPPMTVFSTTDDEALVQAMELADDARKKRQFTDVNQFALRCMACQKGLTGQSAARDHAKETGHTNFGEV, encoded by the exons ATGTTGCGGCTCAGATGTAAAACCCGAGAGGGCACTCAACTTCTTCAAGGCCTCACAGACCGCTCCAGTATTCGGGAGTTGCAAGAGCGTATTGCTGGTGTTACTGGTATTTCAGGGCCACTGCAGCGCGTAATGGTGGGGTTTCCCCCTCTATCCCTGGACTTAAGCGACGAAGAGGCCACATTAAAGAACATGTCCATCAAATCCG GAGACACGCTTATTGTGGAAGAAGATAAAAGTAAGCTGAGGTCAGCAACTCCTCCCGTTTCCAAAACAGACATCGGTAATTGGAATGCACCAGCACAGCCAACAATTGTCCGGAGGGTAGTTCCAGCAGATAACTCATGTTTGTTCACAAGCATTTACTATGTGGTAGAAGGGGGTGTTTATGACCCAGCATGCGCCCTAGAAATGCGCAGCCTTATTGCAGAGATTGTGGCCAGTGACCAGTCTGCTTACTGTGACGCTGTTCTTGGTAAAAGTAATGAGGAATATTGCTCATGGATTAGAAGAGAAGACACATGGGGAGGTGCTATTGAAGTTTCCATTCTCTCCAAATTCTACCAGTGTGAAATTTGTGTGGTAGACACTCAGACTGTACGGATAGATAGATTTGGGGAAGATTCTGGTTATACCAAACGTGTTTTACTAATTTATGATGGTATACACTATGATCCATTACAACGTCAGTTTCCAGATCCTGACATGCCTCCAATGACCGTCTTTTCCACAACAGATGATGAAGCTCTTGTACAGGCTATGGAGCTTGCAGATGATGCTAGGAAGAAGAGGCAGTTTACAGATGTAAACCAATTTGCTCTGCGTTGCATGGCGTGTCAGAAAGGGTTGACTGGGCAGTCAGCTGCAAGGGATCATGCCAAGGAGACCGGGCATACCAATTTTGGTGAGGTGTGA